One window from the genome of Balearica regulorum gibbericeps isolate bBalReg1 chromosome 18, bBalReg1.pri, whole genome shotgun sequence encodes:
- the SCPEP1 gene encoding retinoid-inducible serine carboxypeptidase, translating to MVPRVGQKGRAAREAGRAPCGRGGVGLVPVHVTARAPGAVGGMWPLRAAAGLSLLLLAAGVVLRQSQEPEELWGYVQVRSKAHMFWWLYYANNPTKDFTELPLILWLQGGPGASGCGFGNFEEIGPLDKEMKPRNTTWLQAASILFVDNPVGTGFSYVDDCSLFAKNLTTVVSDMMVFLGKFFTCRTEFQTIPFYIFSESYGGKMAAGIALELQQAVQKGTIKCNFMGTALGDSWISPLDSVLSWGPYLYSTSLLDDNGLAEVTAVAKEIMDAINKNQYVLATELWGKAEGVIEENTDNVNFYNIMTKEVPEMKSNEQENLHLIGLYQRHVKNMHKDSLNELMNGPIRKKLKIIPDSVKWGGQSRDVFENMAEDFMKPVIGIVDQLLAANVNVTVYNGQLDLIVDTMGQEAWIRKLKWPNLGQFNQQRWKALYVSPESTETAAFHKAYENFAFFWILKAGHMVPSDQGEMALKMVRMVTQQQH from the exons ATGGTGCCGCGCGTGGGACAAAAAGGGCGGGCGGCGCGCGAGGCTGGCCGCGCCCCCTGCGGGCGGGGCGGGGTCGGGCTGGTCCCCGTGCACGTGACAGCGCGGGCGCCGGGAGCTGTTGGCGGGATGTGGCCGCTGCGCGCTGCCGCCgggctgtccctgctgctgctggcggcAG GTGTAGTTCTGAGGCAATCTCAAGAGCCCGAAGAGTTGTGGGGATATGTGCAAGTTCGAAGTAAGGCCCACATGTTCTGGTGGCTCTACTATGCAAATAACCCAACCAAAGACTTCACAGAATTACCTCTCATCTTGTGGCTTCAG GGAGGTCCAGGAGCTTCAGGCTGTGGATTTGGGAACTTTGAAGAGATTGGCCCATTagacaaagaaatgaaaccaaGAAATACAACCTGG TTGCAGGCAGCCAGTATCTTGTTTGTGGATAATCCTGTGGGCACTGGATTCAGTTATGTGGATGATTGTAGCTTGTTTGCCAAAAACCTTACCACGGTAGTTTCTGATATGATggtttttcttggaaaattcTTCACATGTAGAACAGAATTCCAG ACCATCCCGTTCTACATATTTTCTGAATCTTACGGAGGTAAAATGGCTGCTGGCATTGCTTTAGAGCTGCAGCAG GCTGTTCAAAAAGGGACCATAAAGTGCAATTTTATGGGGACTGCTCTTGGAGACTCATGGATTTCTCCTTTGG aCTCCGTGCTGTCTTGGGGGCCCTACCTTTACAGCACT TCTCTCCTTGATGATAATGGTCTAGCAGAGGTGACTGCTGTTGCCAAAGAAATAATGGATGCAATCAATAAAAATCAATACGTGCTGGCCACTGAGCTCTGGGGCAAGGCTGAAGGTGTCATTGAAGAG AACACAGATAATGTGAACTTTTATAACATCATGACTAAGGAGGTTccagaaatgaaatcaaatgaaCAAGAAAATCTCCATCTCA ttggactTTACCAACGCCATGTCAAAAATATGCATAAGGACAGCCTAAATGAATTGATGAATGGACCCATCAGAAAGAAGCTAAAAATTATTCCTGACTCTGTGAAATGGGGAG GTCAGTCCAGAGATGTCTTTGAGAATATGGCTGAGGACTTCATGAAACCCGTCATTGGTATTGTTGATCAGCTTTTGGCAGCCAATGTCAATGTTACAGTCTATAACGGGCAGCTGGATCTCATTGTTGACACCATGG GCCAGGAGGCATGGATCCGGAAACTGAAATGGCCTAATTTGGGCCAGTTCAACCAGCAAAGGTGGAAGGCACTCTATGTGTCTCCAGAATCCACTGAGACAGCTGCTTTCCACAAGGCTTATGAgaactttgctttcttctggaTTCTTAAGGCTGGACACATG GTACCGTCTGATCAAGGAGAGATGGCACTGAAAATGGTCAGGATGGTGACCCAACAGCAGCACTAG
- the COIL gene encoding coilin isoform X1 codes for MAAAGGGPLRLRLLFDYPPPGSPGCALCWLLVEPSQVRLVTDLVSLIRHRFGFSRRARLSLFLEGALLPPTESARLVRDNDSLRVKLEEIVADEYEEVDDGFSYTPKEDKKRRRQKQEEEEFSRNEGRHKREKKKNKNNPEYPSCREEISVDIWDSHKRYKKRKRKEEVSGRNRLTEGKEESSTGQSKKLKETEREKQVATKKKDEKQSKAAAAKMALEQANESLSLNSGKNNTKKITTQSRKKRVGASDSSSTSSDSDSSELKQSKSSHKSVVATLPKDKSQAAANSDVKTVVSNKVTVKSHAENSTKTAISKNAKKSQSSSSDSDSSTEDEKVATAQDSTAKEKSLPNSVAAVKTSTTKAPKAKTSSSESDSSDSETLVIKKPTANAGLSNSVIRNCTKHLPTSNQGPLASPGHGRGRGTGEHNFWRGPRGRGFRGMMRGQGRGRGANPGFFYNYSSEAQKQRQLNEAATNTSVLVQNPAEVPKRDYSVLPLLAAPPQVGERIAFKRLELTENYSPEVSDYKEGKIISWNADKKQIELEILSSSAGQFAKEPGKFDLVYQSADGAELIEYAVPQDTKITESWDALIEPRLIVEPPVNGSSVENGTI; via the exons atggcggcggccgGTGGCGGCCCTTTGCGGCTGCGGCTGCTTTTCGACTACCCGCCGCCGGGCAGCCCGGGCTGCGCGCTGTGCTGGCTGTTGGTGGAGCCCAGCCAGGTGCGCCTCGTCACCGACCTCGTCAGCCTCATCCGCCACAGGTTCGGCTTCAGCCGCCGGGCCCGCCTCAGCCTCTTCCTGGAGGGGGCGCTGCTGCCCCCCACCGAGAGCGCCCGCCTCGTGCGGGACAACGACTCGCTCCG AGTAAAATTGGAAGAGATAGTCGCAGATGAATATGAAGAGGTAGATGATGGCTTCTCTTATACAccaaaagaagacaaaaaaaggcgTAGAcaaaagcaggaagaggaagaattttCTAGAAATGAAGGCAGgcataaaagggaaaagaaaaagaataaaaataatcctgaatATCCCTCTTGTAGGGAAGAGATCTCTGTAGATATTTGGGACTCCCATAAAAggtacaagaaaagaaaaagaaaggaagaagttaGTGGAAGAAATAGACTCACAGAAGGTAAGGAAGAGAGCTCTACTGGCCAATCTAAAAAGCTTAAAGAAACGGAGAGGGAGAAACAGGTGGCAACaaaaaagaaggatgaaaagcagtcaaaggctgctgcagcaaagaTGGCTTTAGAACAGGCAAATGAGAGCTTGTCTCTAAATTctggtaaaaataacaccaaaaaaatcacaacacaGTCCAGAAAAAAGAGGGTGGGAGCTTCAGATTCCTCCAGCACATCGTCTGACAGTGACAGCAGTGAATTAAAGCAAAGTAAGTCTTCCCATAAATCTGTAGTGGCAACACTTCCCAAAGACAAATCCCAAGCTGCTGCAAATTCTGATGTGAAAACTGTTGTTTCTAATAAAGTGACTGTAAAGTCTCATGCTGAAAATTCCACTAAGACTGCAATTagtaaaaatgctaaaaaatcCCAGTCTTCTAGCTCAGATTCTGACTCGAGTACAGAGGATGAGAAAGTGGCAACGGCACAAGACAGTACCGCAAAGGAAAAGTCACTGCCTAACAGTGTGGCAGCTGTAAAAACCAGTACCACCAAGGCTCCCAAAGCAAAGACCTCCTCTTCAGAGTCTGATAGTTCAGATTCAGAAACActtgtaattaaaaaacccacagcaaatgCTGGACTGAGTAATTCCGTAATAAGAAACTGTACTAAACATTTGCCAACCAGTAATCAAGGACCACTTGCCAGCCCGGGTCATGGAAGGGGGCGTGGAACAGGAGAGCATAACTTCTGGAGAGGACCTAGGGGCCGTGGGTTTCGTGGGATGATGAGGGGCCAAGGCCGTGGGAGAGGAGCAAACCCTGGCTTCTTCTATAACTACAGCAGTGAAGCCCAGAAACAGAGGCAGTTAAATGAAGCTGCAACAAACACTTCTGTTCTTGTCCAG aatcCTGCGGAGGTCCCCAAGAGAGACTATAGTGTGTTACCTCTTCTAGCTGCCCCACCACAAGTGGGAGAAAGAATTGCCTTTAAG CGCTTGGAACTAACTGAAAATTACAGTCCTGAAGTTTCAGACTATAAg gaggggaaaataatCAGTTGGAATGCTGATAAGAAACAGATCGAGCTTGAGATCCTTTCGTCATCAGCGGGACAGT ttgcTAAAGAGCCAGGGAAATTCGATCTGGTTTACCAGTCTGCAGATGGAGCAGAACTGATAGAGTACGCGGTTCCTCAGGATACAAAG ataacTGAAAGCTGGGATGCACTGATAGAGCCAAGACTGATTGTTGAGCCTCCGGTTAATGGATCCAGTGTTGAAAATGGAACAATCTAA
- the COIL gene encoding coilin isoform X2 gives MAAAGGGPLRLRLLFDYPPPGSPGCALCWLLVEPSQVRLVTDLVSLIRHRFGFSRRARLSLFLEGALLPPTESARLVRDNDSLRVKLEEIVADEYEEVDDGFSYTPKEDKKRRRQKQEEEEFSRNEGRHKREKKKNKNNPEYPSCREEISVDIWDSHKRYKKRKRKEEVSGRNRLTEGKEESSTGQSKKLKETEREKQVATKKKDEKQSKAAAAKMALEQANESLSLNSGKNNTKKITTQSRKKRVGASDSSSTSSDSDSSELKQSKSSHKSVVATLPKDKSQAAANSDVKTVVSNKVTVKSHAENSTKTAISKNAKKSQSSSSDSDSSTEDEKVATAQDSTAKEKSLPNSVAAVKTSTTKAPKAKTSSSESDSSDSETLVIKKPTANAGLSNSVIRNCTKHLPTSNQGPLASPGHGRGRGTGEHNFWRGPRGRGFRGMMRGQGRGRGANPGFFYNYSSEAQKQRQLNEAATNTSVLVQNPAEVPKRDYSVLPLLAAPPQVGERIAFKPDLNGNPAVSPGR, from the exons atggcggcggccgGTGGCGGCCCTTTGCGGCTGCGGCTGCTTTTCGACTACCCGCCGCCGGGCAGCCCGGGCTGCGCGCTGTGCTGGCTGTTGGTGGAGCCCAGCCAGGTGCGCCTCGTCACCGACCTCGTCAGCCTCATCCGCCACAGGTTCGGCTTCAGCCGCCGGGCCCGCCTCAGCCTCTTCCTGGAGGGGGCGCTGCTGCCCCCCACCGAGAGCGCCCGCCTCGTGCGGGACAACGACTCGCTCCG AGTAAAATTGGAAGAGATAGTCGCAGATGAATATGAAGAGGTAGATGATGGCTTCTCTTATACAccaaaagaagacaaaaaaaggcgTAGAcaaaagcaggaagaggaagaattttCTAGAAATGAAGGCAGgcataaaagggaaaagaaaaagaataaaaataatcctgaatATCCCTCTTGTAGGGAAGAGATCTCTGTAGATATTTGGGACTCCCATAAAAggtacaagaaaagaaaaagaaaggaagaagttaGTGGAAGAAATAGACTCACAGAAGGTAAGGAAGAGAGCTCTACTGGCCAATCTAAAAAGCTTAAAGAAACGGAGAGGGAGAAACAGGTGGCAACaaaaaagaaggatgaaaagcagtcaaaggctgctgcagcaaagaTGGCTTTAGAACAGGCAAATGAGAGCTTGTCTCTAAATTctggtaaaaataacaccaaaaaaatcacaacacaGTCCAGAAAAAAGAGGGTGGGAGCTTCAGATTCCTCCAGCACATCGTCTGACAGTGACAGCAGTGAATTAAAGCAAAGTAAGTCTTCCCATAAATCTGTAGTGGCAACACTTCCCAAAGACAAATCCCAAGCTGCTGCAAATTCTGATGTGAAAACTGTTGTTTCTAATAAAGTGACTGTAAAGTCTCATGCTGAAAATTCCACTAAGACTGCAATTagtaaaaatgctaaaaaatcCCAGTCTTCTAGCTCAGATTCTGACTCGAGTACAGAGGATGAGAAAGTGGCAACGGCACAAGACAGTACCGCAAAGGAAAAGTCACTGCCTAACAGTGTGGCAGCTGTAAAAACCAGTACCACCAAGGCTCCCAAAGCAAAGACCTCCTCTTCAGAGTCTGATAGTTCAGATTCAGAAACActtgtaattaaaaaacccacagcaaatgCTGGACTGAGTAATTCCGTAATAAGAAACTGTACTAAACATTTGCCAACCAGTAATCAAGGACCACTTGCCAGCCCGGGTCATGGAAGGGGGCGTGGAACAGGAGAGCATAACTTCTGGAGAGGACCTAGGGGCCGTGGGTTTCGTGGGATGATGAGGGGCCAAGGCCGTGGGAGAGGAGCAAACCCTGGCTTCTTCTATAACTACAGCAGTGAAGCCCAGAAACAGAGGCAGTTAAATGAAGCTGCAACAAACACTTCTGTTCTTGTCCAG aatcCTGCGGAGGTCCCCAAGAGAGACTATAGTGTGTTACCTCTTCTAGCTGCCCCACCACAAGTGGGAGAAAGAATTGCCTTTAAG CCTGACCTGAACGGAAATCCAGCAGTAAGTCCTGGAAGATGA